One Novosphingobium sp. G106 DNA segment encodes these proteins:
- a CDS encoding 7-carboxy-7-deazaguanine synthase QueE produces the protein MPLTLATTTPGEPEIFASIQGEGASMGKSCTFVRLSRCNLACVWCDTAYTWRFEGDNRPHRDDETYARTANQVTLSEEETAARIVALGQHRLVITGGEPLLQAPALARMIAHLPETHIEIETNGTVAPTPALDALVHQYNVSPKLAHSGNPAELALPPERLAHWAAEPRAWFKFVVAEPADVDQVVAVQEAHAIAPARIFLMPEGRDSATVRTRARWLAQICSDREFNLSDRLHIHLFGDTRGT, from the coding sequence ATGCCCCTGACTCTCGCCACCACGACACCGGGCGAACCCGAGATCTTCGCCTCGATCCAGGGCGAAGGCGCCTCGATGGGCAAGTCCTGCACATTCGTGCGGCTGTCGCGCTGCAATCTCGCCTGCGTCTGGTGCGACACCGCCTACACCTGGCGCTTCGAGGGCGACAACCGCCCGCACCGCGACGACGAGACCTACGCCCGCACCGCCAACCAGGTGACCTTGAGCGAGGAGGAAACCGCCGCCCGCATCGTCGCGCTCGGCCAGCACCGCCTCGTCATCACCGGTGGTGAGCCCCTGCTCCAGGCCCCGGCCCTCGCCCGGATGATCGCGCACCTGCCCGAAACCCACATCGAAATCGAGACTAACGGGACCGTCGCCCCCACCCCCGCGCTCGACGCGCTGGTCCATCAGTACAACGTCAGCCCCAAGCTGGCGCACAGCGGCAATCCGGCCGAGCTCGCGCTACCACCCGAGCGACTCGCGCACTGGGCCGCCGAGCCGCGCGCCTGGTTCAAGTTCGTCGTCGCCGAACCCGCCGATGTCGACCAGGTTGTCGCCGTCCAGGAGGCCCACGCTATAGCCCCGGCACGGATTTTCCTGATGCCCGAAGGCCGCGACAGCGCGACCGTACGGACCCGCGCACGCTGGCTGGCGCAAATCTGTTCGGATCGCGAATTTAATCTCAGCGACCGCTTGCATATCCATCTCTTCGGCGACACGAGAGGAACGTGA
- a CDS encoding valine--tRNA ligase — translation MTATALDKTFDPAAIEAKWYAHWESNGLFRPERPEAVPYTIVNPPPNVTGSLHIGHALDNTLQDIVIRYERLRGKDALWVVGTDHAGIATQMVVERQLEAKQDKRTNYTREQFVDKVWEWKAESGGTITGQLRRLGCSMDWSREQFTMDPHFTKAVVKVFVDLYNQGLIYRDKRLVNWDPKLKTAISDLEVETQEIKGGFWHFRYPLADGVKLDSGADHIVVATTRPETMLADMAVAVNADDPRYKSVIGKFIDQPITGRRLRIVADEHADPELGSGAVKITPGHDFNDFEVGKRAGMKPGEMLNMFDAEARVVQTADGLIPDEFFVDEERDVTIVTGTSSSTSDNFERTERIETHREIVRRGLDRFDARKLVVEKMKELGYLVPYIDKDGNEHDAEPRTVATPFGDRGGVVIEPWLTDQWYVDAATLAQPPMKAVRDGRIEIVPKSWEKTFFNWMENIQPWCVSRQLWWGHRIPAWFGPLADEHGVVTSFAEKIFVAEDEAQLRRQTEEYYGSDVKVTIEASRSDAFVHPWGVGDNPNQAILFQDADVLDTWFSSALWPFATLGWPDDTTLYERHYPNDLLISGFDILFFWDARMAMQGMHFNDQQVPWKRLYLHGLVRAADGQKMSKSKGNVVDPLGLIDQYGADALRFFMAAMESQGRDVKMDERRVEGYRNFATKLWNAARFCQSNGIGASQSVSAPAATSAVNKWIVGEVVETLAELDRAMAELRFDAAANAIYHFVWDQFCDWYIELIKGSFDDETKAVAGWVLDQILVMLHPFMPFVTEELWEKLGTRPYELIVAQWPAPEAAVDAAAKREVEWLIALVGNLRTAKNELGITPGAKLDAYLPEPSAATRAIIEGNAAAIDRLARVNAIQFAPAPAGAAMQIGAGDANIIVPLEGVIDIASEKARLEKALAVSQKEAKSLEGRLGNPSFVEKAKPEAVEKARADHAAHAAEAERLAAALARLG, via the coding sequence ATGACTGCAACTGCTCTCGACAAGACTTTCGACCCCGCCGCGATCGAGGCGAAATGGTACGCGCATTGGGAAAGCAACGGGCTGTTCCGCCCCGAGCGGCCCGAGGCCGTACCCTATACCATCGTCAACCCGCCGCCGAACGTCACCGGCAGCCTGCACATCGGCCACGCGCTCGACAACACGCTGCAGGACATCGTCATCCGCTACGAGCGGCTGCGCGGCAAGGATGCGCTGTGGGTGGTCGGCACCGACCACGCCGGCATCGCCACGCAGATGGTGGTCGAGCGCCAGCTCGAAGCGAAGCAGGACAAGCGGACGAACTACACGCGCGAGCAGTTCGTCGACAAGGTCTGGGAATGGAAGGCCGAAAGCGGCGGCACGATCACCGGCCAGCTGCGCCGGCTGGGCTGCTCGATGGACTGGAGCCGCGAGCAGTTCACCATGGACCCGCACTTCACCAAGGCCGTGGTGAAGGTCTTCGTCGACCTCTACAACCAGGGCCTGATCTACCGCGACAAGCGGCTGGTGAACTGGGATCCGAAGCTCAAGACCGCAATCTCCGACCTCGAAGTCGAGACGCAGGAGATCAAGGGCGGCTTCTGGCACTTCCGCTATCCGCTCGCCGACGGCGTGAAGCTGGATAGCGGAGCCGACCATATCGTCGTGGCGACCACGCGGCCCGAGACGATGCTGGCCGACATGGCCGTGGCGGTGAACGCCGACGATCCGCGCTATAAGAGCGTGATCGGCAAGTTTATCGACCAGCCGATCACGGGTCGGCGCCTTCGCATCGTCGCCGATGAGCATGCCGATCCCGAACTGGGCTCGGGCGCGGTGAAGATTACGCCGGGGCATGACTTCAACGACTTCGAGGTGGGCAAGCGCGCCGGGATGAAGCCCGGCGAAATGCTCAACATGTTCGATGCCGAAGCAAGGGTGGTGCAAACCGCAGATGGGCTGATCCCCGACGAATTTTTCGTCGATGAGGAGCGGGACGTTACAATCGTCACCGGAACGAGCTCGTCGACCTCAGACAATTTCGAGCGCACTGAACGTATTGAAACACATCGCGAGATAGTGCGACGTGGGCTTGACCGCTTCGATGCGCGGAAGCTCGTTGTCGAAAAGATGAAGGAACTCGGCTACCTCGTTCCCTACATCGACAAAGACGGCAACGAGCACGACGCTGAGCCGCGCACCGTCGCGACCCCATTCGGTGATCGTGGCGGCGTCGTGATCGAGCCTTGGTTGACCGACCAGTGGTACGTCGATGCCGCCACGCTCGCCCAGCCGCCAATGAAGGCGGTCCGCGACGGCCGTATCGAGATCGTCCCCAAGTCCTGGGAGAAGACCTTCTTCAACTGGATGGAGAACATCCAGCCTTGGTGCGTCAGCCGCCAGTTGTGGTGGGGCCATCGCATCCCGGCGTGGTTCGGGCCCCTCGCAGACGAACACGGTGTCGTTACGTCGTTCGCAGAGAAGATCTTCGTTGCAGAAGACGAAGCCCAACTGCGCCGACAGACGGAGGAATACTACGGATCGGACGTCAAAGTTACGATTGAAGCTTCGCGCAGCGATGCGTTTGTCCATCCTTGGGGCGTCGGAGACAATCCCAATCAGGCGATCCTGTTCCAGGATGCCGACGTCCTCGACACATGGTTCTCCTCGGCGCTCTGGCCCTTCGCCACGCTCGGCTGGCCCGACGACACGACGCTTTACGAGCGCCACTATCCCAACGACCTGCTGATCTCGGGCTTCGACATCCTGTTCTTCTGGGATGCGCGCATGGCGATGCAGGGCATGCACTTCAACGACCAGCAGGTGCCGTGGAAGCGGCTCTACCTGCACGGTCTCGTCCGCGCCGCCGACGGGCAGAAGATGTCCAAGTCCAAGGGCAACGTCGTCGATCCGCTGGGCCTGATCGACCAATATGGCGCCGATGCGCTGCGCTTCTTCATGGCGGCGATGGAAAGCCAGGGCCGCGACGTGAAGATGGATGAGCGCCGCGTCGAGGGTTACCGCAACTTCGCCACCAAGCTGTGGAACGCCGCGCGCTTCTGCCAGAGCAACGGCATCGGCGCCTCGCAATCGGTTTCTGCTCCCGCGGCCACTTCGGCGGTCAACAAGTGGATCGTCGGCGAAGTCGTCGAGACCCTGGCCGAACTCGACAGGGCCATGGCCGAGCTGCGCTTCGACGCCGCCGCCAATGCGATCTACCACTTCGTCTGGGACCAGTTCTGCGACTGGTACATCGAGCTGATCAAGGGCAGCTTCGACGACGAGACCAAGGCCGTCGCCGGCTGGGTGCTCGACCAGATCCTCGTCATGCTCCACCCCTTCATGCCCTTCGTCACCGAGGAGCTGTGGGAGAAGCTGGGAACACGCCCCTACGAGCTGATCGTCGCGCAATGGCCGGCGCCGGAGGCTGCGGTCGATGCCGCGGCCAAGCGCGAGGTCGAATGGCTGATCGCGCTGGTCGGCAACCTGCGCACGGCCAAGAACGAGCTCGGCATCACGCCGGGCGCCAAGCTCGACGCCTATCTGCCCGAGCCCAGCGCCGCGACACGCGCGATCATCGAGGGCAATGCCGCGGCGATAGACCGCCTGGCCCGTGTCAACGCGATCCAGTTCGCGCCCGCTCCGGCGGGTGCGGCCATGCAGATCGGCGCGGGCGACGCGAACATCATCGTCCCGCTCGAAGGCGTGATCGATATCGCATCGGAGAAGGCGCGGCTCGAAAAGGCGCTGGCGGTTTCGCAGAAGGAAGCCAAGTCGCTCGAAGGCCGGCTCGGCAACCCGTCGTTCGTCGAGAAGGCCAAGCCCGAAGCCGTCGAAAAAGCCCGCGCCGACCATGCCGCCCATGCGGCGGAAGCGGAACGGCTGGCGGCTGCACTGGCGCGGCTAGGGTAA
- a CDS encoding ABC transporter permease, translating into MREWADFTTEEEEGGATTIALTGPFTVSSIGLVDRRLREFDQPVAKVDLSGISEIDTVGAWTAWRIARDNDAEITGASEQAERLISAIKDSKGTADISPPRADIIERVPAAVGDLVVGWGQGSVGVIGFLGSLVVSIGHTIRSPRKLRVKALVRQLELVGVSALGIIGLMLFLVGIVIAQQGAVQLRQFGAEFYTINLTGRLAMRELGVLMTAIMVAGRSGSAFAAQLGTMKLTEEIDAMRTIGVSPVEALIIPRVLACTFMMILLGFYASIMAIVGGAFLSNFALDIPFFTFLSRIQEVVPIHDVWVGLIKAPFFGLIIALVGCYQGMQVEANAEEVGLRTTMAVVQSIFMVIVLDAFFAIFFTSVGWG; encoded by the coding sequence ATGCGCGAATGGGCCGACTTCACGACCGAAGAGGAGGAGGGCGGGGCAACCACCATCGCGCTCACCGGTCCCTTTACGGTTTCCTCGATCGGCCTGGTGGACCGGCGGCTGCGCGAATTCGATCAGCCCGTAGCCAAGGTCGATCTCTCGGGGATCAGCGAAATCGACACGGTCGGTGCCTGGACCGCCTGGCGCATCGCGCGCGACAACGATGCCGAAATTACCGGCGCCAGCGAGCAGGCCGAGCGGCTGATCTCCGCGATCAAGGATTCCAAGGGCACAGCCGACATCTCGCCGCCGCGGGCTGATATCATAGAGCGCGTGCCCGCAGCGGTCGGCGATCTCGTGGTCGGCTGGGGCCAGGGTTCGGTCGGGGTCATCGGCTTCCTCGGTTCTCTGGTGGTCTCCATCGGCCACACGATCCGCAGCCCCAGGAAACTGCGCGTGAAGGCGCTGGTGCGCCAGTTGGAGCTGGTCGGCGTCTCGGCGCTCGGCATCATCGGCCTGATGCTGTTCCTGGTCGGCATCGTCATCGCCCAGCAGGGCGCGGTGCAGCTCCGCCAGTTCGGCGCCGAATTCTATACGATCAACCTGACCGGCCGCCTCGCGATGCGCGAGCTCGGCGTGCTGATGACCGCGATCATGGTCGCCGGCCGCTCGGGCTCTGCTTTCGCGGCGCAGCTCGGCACGATGAAGCTGACCGAGGAGATCGACGCGATGCGCACGATCGGCGTCTCGCCGGTCGAGGCGCTGATCATCCCGCGCGTGCTGGCCTGTACGTTCATGATGATCCTGCTGGGCTTCTATGCCTCGATCATGGCGATCGTCGGTGGCGCCTTCCTGTCGAACTTCGCGCTCGACATCCCGTTCTTCACCTTCCTCTCGCGGATCCAGGAAGTCGTGCCGATCCACGACGTCTGGGTCGGGTTGATCAAGGCGCCGTTCTTCGGCCTGATCATCGCGCTGGTCGGCTGCTACCAGGGCATGCAGGTCGAGGCGAACGCCGAGGAAGTCGGCCTGCGCACGACGATGGCCGTGGTCCAGTCGATCTTCATGGTGATCGTGCTCGACGCTTTCTTCGCGATCTTCTTCACCAGTGTGGGGTGGGGATGA
- a CDS encoding ABC transporter ATP-binding protein, with amino-acid sequence MNDHIAQRVEREARPEIAPEFTGDYPIVIKGLRNSFGEHVIHEDLSLEVKRGEIIGVVGGSGTGKSVLMRSIIGLQIPDEGTIEVLGRSITDAQDDEDIDIRSRWGVLFQGGALFSTLTVAENVEVPLLEFYPEIEPELRHEIARFKVMLSGLPEDAASKYPAELSGGMRKRAGLARALALDPELLFLDEPTAGLDPIGAAAFDRLTKELQETLGLTVFLITHDLDTLYEICDRVAVIAEKKVIAVGTIPELLALDHPWIQEYFNGPRGRNAQGAQERSKSVDNQTGAGA; translated from the coding sequence ATGAACGACCATATCGCCCAGCGGGTCGAACGCGAAGCGCGGCCCGAGATCGCGCCCGAGTTCACCGGGGACTATCCGATCGTCATAAAGGGGCTGCGCAACAGTTTCGGCGAGCATGTGATCCACGAGGACCTGTCGCTCGAGGTCAAGCGCGGCGAGATCATCGGCGTGGTCGGCGGTTCGGGCACCGGCAAGTCGGTGCTGATGCGTTCGATCATCGGCCTGCAGATTCCCGACGAAGGAACGATCGAGGTGCTCGGCCGTTCGATCACCGATGCCCAGGACGACGAAGATATCGACATCCGCTCGCGCTGGGGGGTGCTGTTCCAGGGCGGCGCCTTGTTCTCGACGCTGACAGTCGCGGAAAACGTCGAGGTGCCGTTGCTCGAGTTCTATCCCGAGATCGAGCCGGAGCTGCGCCACGAGATCGCGCGGTTCAAGGTGATGCTGTCGGGCCTGCCCGAAGACGCCGCGAGCAAGTATCCGGCCGAGCTTTCGGGCGGCATGCGCAAGCGCGCCGGCCTGGCGCGGGCCTTGGCGCTCGATCCCGAACTGCTGTTTCTTGACGAGCCGACCGCGGGCCTCGACCCGATCGGCGCCGCGGCCTTCGACCGGCTGACCAAGGAACTGCAGGAAACGCTGGGACTGACCGTATTCCTGATCACGCACGATCTCGACACGCTCTACGAGATTTGCGACCGAGTGGCGGTAATCGCCGAAAAGAAGGTGATTGCGGTGGGGACGATTCCGGAACTGCTCGCGCTCGACCATCCTTGGATACAAGAATACTTCAATGGCCCGCGCGGGCGCAATGCGCAGGGGGCGCAGGAGCGGAGCAAGAGCGTGGACAATCAGACCGGCGCGGGGGCATAG
- a CDS encoding MlaD family protein, translating into METRANHVWVGAVTLALLALLAAFIIWIARLSEGDRQRYDIFFKQSVDGLAQGSKVSFAGVPVGKIEQIELWKKDPSFVRVRIGVKKEVPITVGTTATIQGSFTGSSDIQLEGAIKGAPPIQEPGPEGVPVIPTKQGGLGAILNNAPLLLERLATLTDRLNILLSDDNQKSIRGILANTDRMTGELADASPQVKSTLADLQVTLKQATATLAKFEGVAGKADQMLGENGATLANQLRETLASAKGAADQLQGALSDARPAARQLSASTLPEAEAAIRDLRATARALRQVTEKIDEHGAGALVGGGGKLPDYKP; encoded by the coding sequence ATGGAAACCAGGGCCAATCATGTCTGGGTCGGCGCGGTCACGCTGGCGCTGCTGGCGCTGCTCGCCGCCTTCATCATCTGGATCGCCCGGCTGAGCGAGGGCGACCGCCAGCGCTACGACATCTTCTTCAAGCAATCGGTCGACGGGCTGGCGCAGGGCTCCAAGGTCTCGTTTGCCGGCGTGCCCGTCGGCAAGATCGAACAGATCGAGTTGTGGAAGAAGGACCCGAGCTTCGTGCGCGTGCGCATCGGGGTGAAGAAGGAGGTGCCGATCACCGTCGGCACCACCGCGACGATCCAGGGCAGCTTCACCGGATCTTCGGACATCCAGCTCGAGGGTGCGATCAAGGGCGCCCCGCCGATCCAGGAGCCGGGGCCAGAGGGCGTGCCCGTGATCCCGACCAAGCAGGGCGGGCTCGGCGCCATCCTCAACAACGCGCCGCTGCTGCTCGAGCGGCTGGCGACCTTGACCGACCGGCTCAACATCCTGCTTTCGGACGATAATCAGAAGTCGATCCGCGGCATCCTTGCCAATACCGACCGCATGACCGGCGAACTCGCCGATGCCTCGCCGCAGGTGAAGAGCACGCTGGCCGACCTCCAGGTCACGCTCAAGCAGGCGACCGCGACCTTGGCGAAGTTCGAAGGTGTCGCCGGCAAGGCCGACCAGATGCTCGGCGAGAACGGCGCGACGCTGGCGAACCAGCTGCGCGAGACGCTGGCCTCGGCCAAGGGGGCGGCGGACCAGCTGCAGGGCGCGCTCAGCGATGCGCGGCCGGCGGCGCGCCAGCTCTCGGCCTCGACATTGCCCGAGGCCGAAGCCGCGATCCGCGACCTGCGCGCCACCGCCCGCGCGCTGCGCCAGGTCACCGAGAAGATCGACGAGCACGGCGCAGGCGCGCTCGTCGGGGGCGGCGGCAAGCTGCCGGACTACAAGCCATGA
- a CDS encoding ABC-type transport auxiliary lipoprotein family protein, whose protein sequence is MLAGILLLGGCVSFGGKPPKQLIGLTATTTAPAGELASTTRGDAIVVLDPEAERRLDVQRVPVQVDDTTIAYLKDATWVERPARQFRRLLAETIRAKGKRLVVEAGDASELGKTTLGGRLLDMGYDARNQSVVVRFDALRSDVGGTVMSRRFEATVTGVSPKTESVAPALNKAANEVAAQVADWVG, encoded by the coding sequence GTGCTGGCCGGCATTCTGCTTCTGGGCGGCTGCGTCAGCTTTGGCGGCAAGCCGCCCAAGCAACTGATCGGACTGACCGCCACGACCACCGCGCCCGCCGGCGAACTCGCCAGCACGACAAGGGGCGATGCGATCGTCGTGCTCGATCCCGAGGCCGAGCGCCGGCTCGATGTCCAGCGCGTGCCGGTGCAGGTCGACGATACGACGATTGCCTATCTCAAGGACGCGACCTGGGTCGAGCGCCCCGCGCGCCAGTTCCGCCGCCTGCTGGCCGAGACGATCCGCGCCAAGGGCAAGCGGCTGGTGGTAGAGGCCGGCGATGCCAGCGAGCTCGGCAAGACCACGCTCGGCGGTCGGTTGCTCGATATGGGCTATGACGCGCGGAACCAGTCGGTCGTGGTGCGCTTCGACGCTTTGCGTTCGGACGTCGGCGGCACTGTAATGTCGCGGCGCTTCGAGGCGACCGTGACGGGCGTTTCGCCGAAGACCGAAAGCGTCGCCCCCGCACTCAACAAGGCGGCGAACGAAGTGGCAGCGCAAGTCGCGGACTGGGTCGGCTAG
- a CDS encoding alpha/beta fold hydrolase: MEERFTPSGVRLRQHTARAGSLNWLLLPGGPGIGSESLVELAGCLHVPGTIWLIDLPGDGSNRAAPGMADDPFANWPQVLIEAAEAVPDAVFVGHSTGGMYLLATPALEGLVRGIALLDTAPDCTWHPRFVEMTARHPLPEAATELYERDRRDENIAAIALASAKWNFTPAGLAAGRELLARMPYNSAAVDWSEDNFDHIYEAAWWPSAVPVLVLAGAEDRIVWQGGWEAERFRTPNAQFRTIAAGGHFPWIENPAAVSAAFDELAQAITKPNSVAPAKAGA, translated from the coding sequence ATGGAAGAACGCTTCACTCCCTCCGGCGTGCGCCTGCGCCAGCATACTGCCCGCGCCGGAAGCCTGAACTGGCTGCTGCTGCCCGGCGGTCCCGGGATCGGTTCAGAGAGCCTCGTCGAGCTGGCCGGCTGCCTGCATGTGCCGGGCACGATCTGGCTGATCGACCTGCCAGGCGACGGCTCGAACCGCGCCGCGCCGGGCATGGCGGACGATCCCTTTGCTAACTGGCCGCAAGTGCTGATCGAAGCGGCAGAGGCTGTGCCCGACGCGGTCTTCGTCGGCCATTCGACCGGCGGAATGTACTTGCTCGCCACGCCTGCGCTCGAAGGCTTGGTCCGCGGGATCGCGCTGCTCGACACCGCACCGGATTGCACCTGGCATCCGCGCTTCGTCGAAATGACCGCGCGTCATCCGTTGCCCGAAGCCGCCACAGAGTTGTACGAACGCGACAGAAGAGACGAGAATATCGCCGCCATCGCCTTGGCCTCCGCCAAATGGAACTTCACCCCGGCGGGCCTCGCCGCCGGACGCGAGCTGCTGGCGCGGATGCCCTACAACAGCGCAGCGGTGGACTGGTCGGAAGACAATTTCGACCACATCTACGAGGCCGCCTGGTGGCCGAGCGCGGTTCCGGTGCTCGTTCTGGCCGGCGCCGAGGATCGCATCGTCTGGCAAGGCGGCTGGGAAGCGGAACGCTTCCGCACTCCCAACGCGCAGTTCCGCACGATCGCGGCGGGCGGACACTTCCCCTGGATCGAGAACCCGGCAGCCGTCAGTGCGGCTTTTGACGAACTCGCTCAGGCTATCACGAAGCCCAACTCCGTCGCCCCTGCGAAGGCAGGGGCCTAG
- a CDS encoding plasmid stabilization protein, producing MPRGDKSSYTDKQKRKAQHIEEGYEDRGVPKKEAESRAWATVNKESGGGNKSGSGRGRKDTHVSSSRGGKAHKSGSFEQRSAAARKGWDTRRKRAHG from the coding sequence ATGCCGAGAGGCGACAAGAGCAGCTATACCGACAAGCAGAAGCGCAAGGCCCAGCATATCGAGGAAGGCTACGAGGATCGCGGGGTACCCAAGAAGGAAGCCGAAAGCCGCGCCTGGGCGACGGTGAACAAGGAAAGCGGCGGCGGCAACAAGTCGGGCTCGGGCCGCGGCAGGAAGGATACCCACGTCTCATCCTCGCGCGGCGGCAAGGCGCACAAGTCCGGCTCTTTCGAGCAACGCTCGGCGGCTGCGCGCAAAGGCTGGGACACCCGCCGCAAGCGCGCGCACGGCTAG
- a CDS encoding ATP12 family chaperone protein: MKRFYKDVSVAEGDGGWRVLLDGRGIKTVAGKPQILPTRRLAEALAEEWADQGEELDPKDFVLRDMADYALDVVPQERAVVIRSLVAFAGTDTLCYRAEPDEPLRERQEEMWEPLLHAAEQRWDVHFERIGGIMHRPQPAATLARMQAVLEATSDHELAALNTLTSLAASLVIALAALTPEAEAEALWNVANLEEDWQVELWGQDYEAQALRERRLATFETAMRFARLARE, translated from the coding sequence ATGAAACGGTTCTACAAGGACGTGAGCGTCGCGGAGGGCGATGGTGGCTGGCGCGTGCTGCTCGACGGGCGTGGGATCAAGACCGTCGCCGGCAAGCCGCAGATTCTGCCGACCCGCAGGCTCGCCGAGGCTCTCGCCGAGGAATGGGCCGATCAGGGCGAGGAACTCGATCCCAAAGACTTCGTCCTGCGTGACATGGCAGACTATGCGCTCGACGTCGTCCCGCAGGAACGCGCCGTCGTGATCCGCAGCCTCGTCGCTTTCGCGGGCACCGACACGCTCTGCTACCGCGCCGAGCCCGACGAGCCGCTGCGCGAGCGCCAGGAGGAGATGTGGGAGCCGCTGCTCCACGCCGCCGAACAGCGCTGGGACGTCCATTTCGAGCGGATCGGCGGGATCATGCACCGGCCGCAGCCTGCCGCGACGCTGGCGCGGATGCAGGCCGTGCTCGAAGCGACGAGCGACCACGAACTCGCCGCGCTCAACACGCTGACCAGCCTGGCCGCCTCGCTGGTGATCGCGCTTGCCGCGCTGACGCCCGAGGCCGAAGCCGAGGCGCTATGGAATGTCGCCAACCTCGAGGAAGACTGGCAGGTCGAACTCTGGGGCCAGGACTACGAGGCGCAGGCCTTGCGCGAAAGGCGCCTGGCGACGTTCGAAACCGCGATGCGTTTCGCCCGGCTGGCGCGCGAGTAG
- a CDS encoding HAD-IA family hydrolase, which produces MTKLAVFDCDGTLIDGQASICHAMEAAFAEAGLPVPDRNQIRRMVGLSLPQAVRKLVPDIDESLQRDIVDAYKRAFRAQREAGELSQPLFDGIAEVLDALHGAGWQLAVATGMSRRGLDHCLATHGLTRQFVSLQTADDNPSKPHPAMLEAALFEADADAAEAVMIGDTVYDIQMARDAGVRAIGVDWGYHAPEELTAAGAEFVATSPEALKEYLLR; this is translated from the coding sequence ATGACCAAGCTCGCCGTATTCGACTGCGACGGCACGCTGATCGACGGCCAGGCGTCGATTTGCCACGCCATGGAAGCGGCTTTCGCCGAGGCCGGCCTGCCCGTACCGGACAGGAACCAGATCCGCCGCATGGTCGGCCTCAGCCTGCCGCAGGCCGTGCGCAAGCTCGTGCCCGACATCGACGAGAGCCTGCAGCGCGACATCGTCGACGCCTACAAGCGCGCCTTCCGCGCCCAGCGTGAGGCGGGCGAGCTGTCGCAGCCTCTGTTTGACGGGATCGCCGAGGTGCTCGACGCGCTCCACGGCGCCGGCTGGCAGCTTGCCGTGGCGACCGGCATGTCGCGCCGCGGGCTCGACCATTGCCTGGCGACGCACGGGCTGACCCGGCAGTTCGTCTCGCTCCAGACCGCCGACGACAATCCCTCGAAGCCGCATCCGGCCATGCTCGAAGCTGCGCTATTCGAAGCCGATGCCGATGCGGCCGAGGCCGTGATGATCGGCGACACGGTCTACGACATCCAGATGGCCCGCGACGCCGGCGTGCGTGCCATCGGCGTAGACTGGGGCTATCATGCGCCCGAAGAACTGACCGCGGCCGGCGCAGAATTCGTCGCCACGAGCCCGGAAGCGCTCAAGGAGTACCTGCTGCGATGA